A window of Strigops habroptila isolate Jane chromosome 5, bStrHab1.2.pri, whole genome shotgun sequence genomic DNA:
agggtgTCTGGTGGAATTAGGGTGTAAGGAGCTGGGGAAGTGAGGGTGTTTGGGAGTGCTGGGGTGCTTGGGGGGGCACTGGGTGCAGGGGTATcaaggatgttggggagggaatatctggggacactgggatgtgggggtttggggtgcaggatGCTAGAAAGTTACAGTATCTGGGAGCATTAGGGTGGGGAATATCTGGGACTGGAGGCACTGGGGTGCAGTAATGTGTGTGGTGCTGAGGGACTGGGACTTTCTGGGGTGTTGAAGTCTGGGGGATGCAGTTGGGATGCAGAGGGCTGGGCTTTGTCAGATGATGGGGAAAGGGCTGCAGGTGGCTGGGACTCAAGAGATGAGTGGGAGCAGGGGGTAAGAAGTGATGGATGTGGGGTATGGCACCGTGCAGGGGAAGGTTTTCCTCCATTGCTGCAGGAATTGGCAGCTAAGGGGGGAGTGTGGCTGAAAGAGGCTGGAGCCCCTGGCCCCTTTACCCTCCctgtggggctgtgccaggcttggggagggaaggggctgctgtGGGTGCTGAGCTCCCTGGATTGGCATGTGGGTGATGAGGGTAAGGCTGGATGTGGCCAGACAAGAGGACCAAAAACATGTCAGAGTGATGCACGACCTGTTGGTTGTGTCTGGTGAGAGTGGGAGAGCGGAGAACAGCAcattgctgctgccttctctcctcTGGCTGCCTTCGTTGCCTGTGGCACGGACATCCTGGCTCGGACAAAGGCTGACAAGAGACTTTGCATGGGTGTGATCTGGGGTTTGTTTGCCCCCATCCCATCTGCCTTCTGGCTAGTGCTGgcagctggggatgctgcaaGATGAAGGGGCTGCAGACCGCATCCCCTTGGGCAGGCAGATCTTGGGATGGGAGCTGTGATGGGATGACATGCCGACAGGAGGGATCCAAAGGACCGATTAGTAGCTGATCatagggagggaaagagggCGCTGTGCCCAGGAGGTTCTTTCAAGCCTGTTGTGATGGAGGATGTCCCTGAGCTGCCTGGGATCTGGCCGCGGTGAGGCTGAGGCATGTCCAGGATTTGTCCCTGTGTGTTGTTGGGGAGGGTATGGATGGCATCTCGGTAGTGGGTATGCAAAGCACCAGCTCTCTTACAGGATACACTTCCTGCAGccaagaggagctgctgctctgctggggcaTTTTTGGGGTATTGGTATATTTTTGGGCATTTAATGCGCCTCCTCTGGCACCTTAGATGTGCCAGTTCCTCCTGCCAGATCTGTACCTGCCATGGAGGTGGTGATGGGGACCCTGCAGGATGTGTCCCTGTGCTTAGGTTTTGTGGCAGGGTGATGACCATGGCTGTCCCAGTCCTGCAGCCTTACTGGCTGTGTTTGGGCAGCCCCTGAGCTCCTCTGTCCCTTGGCATCTGTATCCTgcccccttcccttctcttaaCATTTTGTACTGAGAAATTATTATGCTGCCAATAACTCCTTTGGGCACAGCCAGGCTGTCTGGGAGCACTGTCACAggctggggatgggaatgggaatggggacagtgctgctgtgagcCCTACTTCGCTCTGTGGCCTCTCCTGGCCCATGCCTCTGTCTCCCTTTGCTTCCCGTTCAGCACGAGGGTCGTGcagcccctctcctctccctggcaCTGTGGAACCCTTTCCCTGGGTCTCTTCTGCCCCATGAACCACAGGTCtcacccagcagctctgctgctctcaccACCTTCAGCCCTGATGATCTGGGTGTCTGGGCTGAGGCTGCCCCTGTCCCACCCCCGGGACAGGGACTCACTGTCTGTCCCCTGCCCTGGGAGATGCCAGCTCTGATTTCATTCCCCTAATGGATGACTGTCTGGCCCCCGCGGCTGCTGCAGGCACCTTAGCCCTGGTTACACTTGGCTCTGTCACCGCTGACTGATGAGGGTcgtttgcagagctgctgctggcggGACCCATCCTGACCCCCTGGGGCAGCTGGGGGAGCTCCTGTCTCCATTGCAGCCTTCATTGCAGGCCCCCGTGAGCTGTGGTCCCCTCACCAGGAGGTGACGCTGCCAAGGTGCTGCAAAGGGGAAGCAGGGCTGGTGGACCCTGCTCAGGGCTAAGCCCTACATAGGGATGATTGTAAGACACAGGTTGTAGGGGCTCAGCATCGCTGCCCAGATGGACCCAGAGCCATGGCCTGGCAGGGGGAGCTTGGTGATGTGCCTCTGGCCTCCCTGGAAAAGGGGATGCTCTGGAATGGGATGGAGGCTCCTCTACTGAAAAGAGCATGTTCTGGGAACTGCTGatcccttccccatcctcccctggccctgccctgccccttCTTCTGGCTCGTCCCCCTGCTCTAGCTGGGGTTTGTTCTCCTGCTTGCCACCCATGCTATCTGAAAAGGCGGAGGGTCCCCTCGCCCAGTGccttctcccaccccatccctgctcctaGGGCAGGGTGCTTGGCGGATTGTCCCTGGGGTACCAACTCCTCCTGCCCTTCCACCTGATCCAGTGTCGCCCCATGGAGCCAAGCTGCTGATGCTTTGCTCCCACCCTGGAATATGCTGTGGACAGGCATTGAATTGGGGGTGCTAAGGAGGGTCTTACTGTGGAATGCACATCTTCCACCCATCATGGTGATTCATTTATTAACGAGTTACTGAGAGAGGGAGCGGGGGAGTTTTGTCACTGTTGGTTTGTTATTGTAGGGTGTTTTCTAGCAGGACAGTGCTAGAAGGGGTGCGTTGGTCTCCCCAGCCAGCTGTCACTGGGagggtgctggtggctgtggctctgtggggagggcagggacatAATTATGTATCAGGCTGacactggctgctgctttctccctggGGAGACCATGGAGCAGCCCAGGCTTGGGTCCTCCCTGGGATGGGGAGAGTCATCCTAGCACCGTATAACCCTCTGAGATGGCATCACTGGCTGGATCCAGCCCCCAGGGACACACCAGCTGCTGTGACTCAATAGTGAGTGGTCCACAGGTCATTGCTAGAGCCAGGGATTTGCCTGCTGCAGACCCCTGCAGAGCCAGTGTCCAGCAACCTGCGGAATTCATTTCAACTGAGGGTAGAAGTGGGGGTGGGAAATCCCTTCCCCTTTTGGTGCTGCCCAGGGATGGAGGCTcagtttgtgtgtatgtgtgtttcaAAGATGCTGGGCTGTGGAGTGACGCATAGGAAATGACAAGCCACTTAACCCAGCAGACCTCCCACTGCAGATAAAACACCGCCAGCTCTTTCTGCTGGCTTGTTTTGTGCCAGGCACTTGATGGCTCTTGCAGAGAGGTGGAGGGGCAGAGTGATGGCTGGAAAAGGAGCTGTCGCTAGCAGGGACAGGGCTTTGTGATGTGGACATCCAATGGGCCCAGTGGGGAAGGAcacagccaggctctgctcccgCTTTGGGCAGAACTGTTTCCCAGCAAGGGAGAGCCCAGGGAGTCCCCAGACTTGCTCACGTTTTGGATGCTGGGATCAGAAAGGGGATGGTGTGTCCTGCCCAGCAGAGCCCTCGGGCACACCAAAGCCAGGACAGCAAAACCCCAGCCCTGGTCACCCCTCCCCTGTTTTTAAGCCGCATGTGCTGAACGtgctccctcccctgccctgggGCCCCTGGAATCGGGCCCTCTTCGGTTTCCTCCTTAAGCAAATGCccatgttctttattttattttttctttttccttctttataaCAAACTAAAGTGTAACTTGCACCCGACCTGACCTACTGCACGTGCCTATACCTGCTGCCCCTGTGAGTCCAACCACAGTTTACTCTCTGTTGCATCTCTCTCGCTGTGTGGTTTCCCTCCcaccctgctccttcccctggTCCATCACCCTGGCATTGGGTGTTGCTCTGCTCACCTTGTCCCTTTCCCCTGGGTGAAGGGGCTGTTCCTGCCTCCCAGGTCTGTTCTCATAGCTCGGAGGGACCCAGAGTGTCCTTGGAAGGCTGAAAGGTGCAATTTCCCTTTCACTCTGTGAATTAAAGCCCTAGAAAAGCAGCTGGGTCAAACCATGTTTTGTGCACAACTGATGCCTGCTTCtaggaagggaaaaagcctCTTTCTCACCTGCCTGCAAACCCCAGAGCAGACAggagccaggctgtgctgtccTGTCAGCACCAAGATCCCTATGTGTTTGCACATCACTAGCACCCTCCTGTGGATGCCACTTCCCCGGAGACAAGTTTGCCCTCTCTGAGTGGCTTTATGTGATGTCCTGCTGGGACAATGACCTCCTGGAGCTGTTCTCCATTGCTGCAGAGTGATggagctgcctgccccagcctgcTGCCTTGGTGTGAGCTCAAAGGGTCCCAGGTCCTGCCTGTGGGCACTTGAGGACCAACCTGCCTAGCAGGATGCAGATCCACATCCCTATCCTGGAGCTGGGTACCATGCAGCACCATTTCCCTAGCACCTGAGGCTCAGCTCAGCCCCGCAAGGCTAAgaaagctgctggagaagccCCAACTGCAAGGTCCCTAgagaaacaaccccaaaaccagggTTTGGGATGAAGGCATCGTGACCTGCTGCTTGCAGATGTCCAGGGTGCTTGGAGCAAACACGATGTCAGCGGAGCCCCAAAAGGACTTTGCACCTTTCGTCCCATTGGTGCCCTATGCTGCTGTCTGCCTCCCTCTGGGGGCTGGAGCCCAGCACGACCTTCAtcccctcctcttctccccctccctgcctgtggcattAGTCCTGCACTGAGTTTGCTGGCTTGAGGCACTGTGGGGCCCTGCGGGAAGGGAGGCAGCGGGTctgtggctgtggggcagcaccAGCTGGGAGAGATGGGGCTGAGCAAAGCTACTGGGGTCCAGATAGGGGAAtaggaggtggtggtggtgtctgTGCAGTAAGGGGACCTGCTGTTAATGCAGGGACACTTGGAAGCGATGGCCATGGGCCAGGCTAATGTGCGGAGCCCCTCACCCTGCCCCGTAGCCTGGCCAAGGCAAAGCTCTGAGCCCAGTTCCCCTTCTGGCTGTCTCAAAGCAGGTCCCTGGGCTCGGATCCCAGTGCTGTGTTGGGGAGGGGTGCATGCTGCAGTCAGGCTGCATGGCTGGGTTCGGTGCATGCTTCGTGTTCAGCCGTCGGGTGCCAGCAGGATCAAACCCGGCCCTGAGCTTCGGGGAGGATGCGATGCCCCGGCTGCAGGCTGTTCCTTGGGCTCCATCCTGCTCTGCCTCTCTGCACAGCCCCATGGGGAGGGGAGGGTCCCCAGGGAGCACGTATTTGTCCTGGAGGCTGACAGGCAGTGTCCAGCCCTGCCATCTCCTGGGTCTCTGGGCTGCTGGGTATCTCCAGCGCACCCCAGCATGCTCCAGTGGTGGGGTGCAGAGTGGCTGGGTGTGGGTAGACCAGCAGGGTTGCCCCTTTGCCATCCCTACACTTCCCAAGGAGGGAACCTCCAGTGCTGGGTTTGTCCTGAGACGAAGCTGAAAGGCCAAGCAGAGCCTGGGCTGGGCTTtgccttcctgctcctctggcCTCACGCTGCatgtgctgcctcctgccccgCTCGCCTGCACCGGGTGCCCACCCTGCAGCCGCTGGGTCCGGGGCTGTTGCTCTGTTAACTCTTCTTCTGCTTGGTGactccttctttcttccaggCAACCCGCCAGGCCAAACTAAAAAAGCGCTGAAGCAGCGATTCCTCAaactgctgccctgctgccGGCCCAAATCCATCCCCTCGCTCAGCGAAAGCAAGTGCTTCTTCTtgcctttgtgtgtgtgtgtccccagcgatgctgctgcctgcccttcGCCCTGGCCCTGCCCGAGGGAAGGGGACAACTCCACCACTCCCCTGCTCTGGGTTTGGGGCTGTCAGGATCAGTCCTGGCTTGGAGGGGTCCGATCCAATGGGCTCTGCACCCACCTCTGTCCTCGCCTGCTTCCAGGCTGGTTTTCCCCCTATCCAGCTCCCTGAAGCAGCTCCCACAGGATGCACGGTGGCGAGACCTGCTTTGGAGCTGACCTGGGGAAGTGGGACCCTCCAGGCACTGTTTTAAGAGCTGGGAGGTTGTTTCTTGCAGCTCATTGTTGATTTGGAGATGGAGGTGTGATGGAGGGGGGCAAAAGGGACTGAGCAGTGCGCGAGCACAGAGCTGTCCAGAGCCATCTACCCACTCTGCACTGGGTGTGCTCGGCCCCTCGGTGAGTCCAAGCCCCTGGCCAGGGtcaccccctgccccacagtGCAAGCTGGTCTCCCCCTGGGAGAAGAGGTGAGTATGGAGGGGCAGGGGATGATCCACCCCATGGATGAGGGGTACCTGCTGTGGGGTCACAGTCCCTCTTGGTTGCAGTGCggtctgggggtgctggttgctgcaggcaggggttGTGCAGCCTGCCAGGTGGAGGGCAGAAGACACCAATGCAGGGGGGGCACAGTGAGCTGGATGGGTATAGACAAGACTGGGGGGAACTTGGGGCTTGGGGGTCTGGGGAGCAGTTCTCCTGCTGGACACAAGCCCGGGTGCAGCACAGACCTGCAGGATGTCCATGGTCTCAGCTGCACAGGGCAGATGTCCGTGCTGGGTGGAGGAGAAGAGCAAGCAGGGGGCTTCTCAGCACTAGGAGGTTTCATGCCCCCTTTCTGCCCAGCCTGGGCTGTACTGGAGGCTGGGGGGGCTGTTGCCACTTTTTGTCCCACGGGTGTCTCTGAGTGTTCCCTGCTGGCATagacccagctcctgctgagcagGGCACTACATAAACATGTCACCCTGGTCAGGTGAGAGGACAGGGTGCGCTGCGCAGGGTGTCTTTCCTGTCCCCAGCATGGCAGGATGGTGCTGGCCTCAGCCGCCCTCTCTTCCCCTGGGTTCCTTGCAGACAGCGTTGAGGATGAGTTTGAGCTCTCCACCATCTGCCACCGCcctgaggggctggagcagctccaggagcaGACCAAGTTCACCCGCAAAGAGCTGCAGGTCCTGTACCGAGGCTTCAAGAATGTGAGTACTCCCTGACCAGCTTTGTTagccctgcctctgctgccatGTCCACCTTGGAGGGTGCTTTGCACCCAGTGGTGCCCAGGGTTTGCAAAGGCTTTTTGGACCTTGGGGTTGAAGTTTATCAGGCTACAGCCTGATCCCACCTCTGGGGAGCTCAGTGGGCAGGCCTGATCCTGTGTTCCATCCCTTGGGTGCCTGGGATGCAGAGCCCCTCCAGTGAGGGGTTGCATCAGGTTGATGCTCCAAGCAGCCTTAGAGCCGCCCCACCAGGCAGTGCAGAGCTGAGGGGCATGGCAGGAGAGATGCAGGGATTCAGGGGGGTGCTCAGCCCCTCTCTGTAACATGGAGGTGACGCTGTGGCTTGCCTTGGCAGGAGTGCCCGAGTGGCATCGTCAATGAAGAAAACTTCAAGCAGATCTACTCACAGTTCTTCCCGCAGGGAGGTGAGTgcccatccctgtcccctttCCCACGCCCTGCATGGGTGCCTCCACAGGGCAAGGGTTTACACAGCACCCCCCTCACTGTTTACCTCCCCCCAGATTCCAGCACGTACGCCACCTTTCTCTTCAATGCCTTTGACACCGACCACGACGGCTCCGTCAGCTTTGAGGTGAGCTGTGATCAAGGAGGAGacagcagtggggcagggagggcaTGGCCCTTCAGGTACCATGGGCAGGGCTGAGCGGTGTTGGAGATGGATGAAGAGCTACACAGGGGCTGGCACAGTTCATTAAATTCCCAGAGGCAGtgggaaaacagtgaaaagcaacaaaaaaagaggctttctgtattttctggcTAGTGTCTCGTAGGTACCCAGCCATGGCTGGGTCTTGTTCAGGCTTTGGCTGAGGACTAATGTGGGACATATCTGGGGACAAGCCATCGGTTTTCCACAGGCTCTTTTTGATACTCCATGCTTCTCTTGtcagcccag
This region includes:
- the KCNIP2 gene encoding Kv channel-interacting protein 2 isoform X1, with the translated sequence MSHCQQRCKRQLGRVIRFFYQFVTGTLSQGNPPGQTKKALKQRFLKLLPCCRPKSIPSLSENSVEDEFELSTICHRPEGLEQLQEQTKFTRKELQVLYRGFKNECPSGIVNEENFKQIYSQFFPQGGECPSLSPFPRPAWVPPQGKGLHSTPLTVYLPPDSSTYATFLFNAFDTDHDGSVSFEDFVSGLSTILRGTIDDRLNWAFNLYDLNKDGCITKEEMLDIMKSIYDMMGKYTYPAMREEAPREHVENFFQKMDRNKDGVVTIEEFLESCQKDENIMRSMQLFDSVI